The following proteins are encoded in a genomic region of Spirosoma sp. SC4-14:
- a CDS encoding TonB-dependent receptor: protein MNNLSLYHYRAGLLGLALLLTLGQLLAQTSSLVTGRVTDEGGQPLPGVTVLVKNSSNGTTTNGEGIYRLSVPTGNATLVISYVGYLSQEVAVNSRSTIDVQLAPGDKTLSEVVVVGYGTQQKKDLTGAIATVGARDIQKVPVSGFDQALKGQVAGLQITNTSGAPGGNTSVLIRGISSITGGNEPLYVIDGFPVNNAGFGNPLNTINPGDIESIDVLKDASATAIYGSRGSNGVIIITTKQGKSGKAKIEVNAYMGFQQVTKKIEMMNAQEYASWVTEARNASYLDNVVGANINDPNSKRASSYQIPAIFQDPSKLTTTDWQDAIFRTAPIQNYQISASGGTDNFRYALSGSYFNQQGIIISSGLQRYTFRANLEGKLSDKVSIGVNLTPSYTDQNDVNAEGHYGALGILSAAQSMPPFVPVYNADGSYSSYIVVTEGQPSIANPVQIANEYKIHPSQFRILGNAFATYSILKDLKLRVTFGTDINQFKRRNWTPNTINPSNPSTAEARNGEDNSWLNENTLNYKRQFNDHSIDAIIGYTAQRSYSNLTIATAGNFPDNLIPNINGGTVTSGSESTQIYTLQSFLARVNYGYKDKYLITATLRRDGSSRFGANNRWGTFPSASVGWRVSEEGFMKGQSVVSDLKLRASYGLTGNNAIGNYRAIGQLSGANYVIGDVLTPGLGRSSFTNPELGWESTTQVDVGLDFSLLNSRLSFTADYYRKVNSNMLFTIQTPAVTGLTSAVVNLGKVENKGVELSLSSRNLVGAFKWNTNMNITFNRNKVLQMSTDAERILSASGGRPAYAVTQAGYPIGSFFGRRFLGIFRTEEEAKAYTVQPNAHAGDVKWKDIDGNGVINDNDKEVIGSPYPKYYFGFNNTFTYKGFSLDIMTSGQVGQQVYNNSFYLNNSGVQNNAQYVYDNRWVSPDQPGNGLFGRAIRGGKNDNTQYSSVYLFDASFWRIRNVTLAYALPNTLVNRLGLGGVRVYATATNLYTFTSYFGYDPETNISGDSFTSFGLDFGAYPQARTVTFGVNLSF, encoded by the coding sequence ATGAATAACCTCTCTCTTTACCATTACCGGGCCGGGCTACTGGGGTTAGCCTTGCTCTTAACCCTGGGTCAGCTTCTGGCTCAAACGTCCTCGCTGGTTACGGGCCGGGTAACCGATGAAGGTGGGCAGCCACTCCCCGGCGTAACTGTCTTGGTCAAGAATAGCAGTAACGGTACGACCACTAATGGCGAAGGTATTTATCGGCTGTCGGTACCTACAGGTAATGCTACGTTAGTAATCTCCTATGTGGGGTATTTAAGTCAGGAAGTTGCGGTTAATTCGCGATCGACCATTGATGTGCAGTTAGCACCGGGCGACAAAACCCTCAGTGAGGTGGTCGTGGTAGGGTATGGTACGCAACAGAAGAAGGATTTGACGGGAGCCATTGCCACCGTCGGCGCCCGAGACATTCAGAAAGTACCTGTTTCGGGTTTCGATCAGGCACTAAAGGGCCAGGTGGCTGGCTTGCAGATTACCAATACGTCGGGTGCTCCGGGAGGAAACACCAGCGTCCTGATTCGGGGAATTAGCTCCATTACGGGTGGGAATGAGCCGCTCTACGTCATTGATGGATTCCCGGTCAACAATGCTGGATTTGGGAACCCATTGAATACCATCAATCCGGGGGATATCGAGTCGATTGACGTACTGAAAGATGCGTCGGCTACGGCTATTTATGGCTCCCGTGGCTCCAACGGGGTCATTATTATTACCACCAAGCAAGGGAAATCGGGAAAGGCAAAGATTGAGGTGAACGCCTATATGGGTTTCCAGCAGGTGACCAAAAAGATCGAGATGATGAACGCGCAGGAGTATGCGTCCTGGGTGACCGAAGCCCGCAACGCGTCTTACCTCGACAACGTAGTGGGGGCCAATATCAATGATCCCAATAGTAAACGCGCCAGCTCGTACCAGATTCCGGCTATTTTTCAGGACCCATCCAAGTTAACTACGACCGACTGGCAGGACGCTATTTTCCGGACAGCACCCATCCAAAATTACCAGATTTCGGCTTCGGGTGGAACAGACAATTTCCGGTATGCCCTGTCGGGTAGTTATTTCAATCAGCAGGGGATCATTATCAGTTCGGGACTACAACGGTACACCTTCCGGGCAAATCTGGAAGGCAAGCTCTCCGATAAAGTGAGCATAGGAGTAAACCTCACGCCCAGCTATACCGATCAGAACGACGTAAATGCCGAAGGGCACTACGGGGCACTGGGAATATTGAGTGCCGCTCAATCCATGCCGCCTTTTGTACCGGTATACAATGCCGATGGCTCCTACAGTTCCTATATTGTCGTTACCGAAGGCCAGCCTTCCATTGCGAATCCAGTTCAGATTGCCAACGAATATAAAATTCACCCCTCTCAATTCCGGATTCTGGGGAATGCCTTTGCCACGTATTCCATCCTGAAAGATCTCAAACTTCGCGTTACGTTTGGTACCGACATCAACCAGTTCAAGCGACGGAACTGGACGCCCAATACGATCAACCCAAGTAACCCGTCGACAGCCGAAGCGCGGAATGGCGAGGATAATAGCTGGCTGAATGAAAACACGCTCAATTATAAACGGCAGTTCAACGACCACAGCATCGACGCGATCATTGGCTACACGGCCCAGCGTTCCTACAGCAATCTAACCATCGCCACCGCCGGTAACTTCCCGGATAATCTGATTCCCAATATTAACGGGGGGACCGTAACGAGTGGTAGCGAGAGTACTCAGATTTATACCTTACAGTCGTTTCTGGCCCGTGTCAACTATGGGTATAAGGACAAATACCTCATTACGGCTACGCTACGCCGGGATGGATCGTCGCGCTTTGGGGCCAACAACCGCTGGGGAACGTTCCCGTCGGCATCGGTGGGCTGGCGGGTTTCGGAAGAAGGGTTTATGAAAGGCCAGAGTGTTGTCAGTGATCTGAAGCTCCGGGCCAGCTATGGCCTGACCGGAAACAATGCCATTGGCAACTACCGGGCTATTGGGCAACTGAGCGGTGCCAATTACGTCATTGGCGATGTGCTGACACCCGGCCTGGGTCGTTCGTCGTTTACGAACCCCGAACTGGGTTGGGAGTCGACTACACAGGTCGATGTTGGGCTTGATTTCTCGCTGTTGAACAGCCGACTTTCCTTCACCGCCGATTATTACCGAAAAGTCAATTCCAATATGCTGTTCACCATTCAGACCCCCGCCGTAACGGGCCTGACCAGTGCCGTGGTCAATCTGGGTAAGGTAGAAAATAAAGGCGTTGAACTGAGCCTGAGTTCCCGAAATCTGGTGGGTGCGTTCAAGTGGAATACCAATATGAACATCACCTTCAACCGCAACAAAGTACTGCAGATGAGTACCGATGCTGAACGTATCCTGAGTGCGTCCGGTGGTCGGCCTGCTTATGCGGTTACGCAGGCGGGTTATCCCATCGGCAGTTTCTTCGGGCGTCGGTTTCTGGGTATTTTCCGAACCGAGGAAGAAGCGAAAGCCTACACCGTTCAGCCAAATGCCCACGCGGGTGATGTAAAGTGGAAAGACATCGATGGCAACGGAGTCATCAACGACAATGACAAGGAAGTAATTGGCAGCCCCTATCCCAAATACTACTTCGGCTTTAATAACACCTTCACCTACAAAGGTTTTTCGCTGGATATTATGACCAGTGGTCAGGTGGGTCAGCAGGTGTATAACAACTCCTTCTACCTCAACAATTCGGGCGTGCAGAACAACGCCCAGTACGTCTATGATAACCGCTGGGTTTCGCCCGATCAGCCCGGTAATGGGCTGTTTGGCCGGGCCATTCGTGGGGGCAAAAACGACAATACGCAGTACAGTTCCGTGTATCTGTTCGATGCTTCATTCTGGCGTATCCGGAACGTAACACTGGCCTATGCGTTGCCCAACACGCTTGTCAATCGGCTGGGATTGGGGGGCGTACGGGTCTATGCCACGGCCACCAACCTGTACACGTTTACCAGCTATTTCGGCTACGACCCCGAAACCAACATCAGCGGGGACAGCTTCACCTCGTTCGGGCTTGACTTCGGTGCCTATCCACAGGCGCGAACCGTTACGTTTGGTGTTAATCTTTCCTTCTGA
- a CDS encoding SDR family oxidoreductase, which produces MGFLQQFDLSGKTALVTGCKRGIGRAMAVALAEAGADIVGVSASLEIEGSAVEKEVTALGRSFRAYQCNLSDRAALYSFLENLKRDVPVVDILVNNAGTILRKPAAEHPDEYWDEVIDTNLNAPFILTREIGRDMVARGSGKIIFTASLLTFQGGITVPGYAASKGAIGSLIKAFANEWAAKGVNVNAIAPGYIATDNTEALREDAERSKSILSRIPAGRWGEPDDFKGPTLFLASEASRYVHGTILTVDGGWMGR; this is translated from the coding sequence ATGGGCTTTTTACAACAATTTGACCTGTCGGGCAAAACCGCGCTCGTAACCGGATGCAAACGGGGCATTGGCCGGGCGATGGCCGTAGCGTTAGCCGAAGCAGGAGCGGACATTGTAGGCGTATCGGCTTCGCTGGAAATAGAAGGAAGTGCGGTCGAGAAAGAGGTAACAGCATTGGGCCGTTCGTTCAGGGCGTATCAATGCAATTTGAGCGACCGGGCAGCCTTGTATTCGTTTCTGGAAAATCTGAAGCGCGACGTCCCCGTCGTTGATATTCTGGTCAATAATGCCGGTACGATTCTGCGTAAACCAGCCGCCGAACACCCCGACGAATACTGGGATGAAGTAATCGACACCAACCTGAATGCACCGTTTATTCTGACCCGCGAAATTGGCCGCGACATGGTGGCGCGTGGCTCAGGAAAAATCATTTTTACAGCCTCGTTGCTTACCTTTCAGGGAGGTATAACCGTACCGGGTTATGCCGCCAGCAAAGGGGCGATTGGTAGCCTGATCAAAGCCTTCGCCAATGAATGGGCGGCTAAGGGAGTTAACGTAAATGCGATTGCGCCGGGCTATATTGCCACGGATAACACGGAAGCCCTTCGGGAAGATGCCGAACGTAGCAAAAGCATCTTGTCCCGAATTCCGGCCGGGCGCTGGGGTGAGCCCGACGATTTTAAAGGCCCAACCTTATTTCTGGCATCGGAGGCCTCCCGCTACGTCCACGGCACAATCCTGACCGTCGATGGCGGCTGGATGGGACGGTAA
- a CDS encoding IclR family transcriptional regulator, which yields MAFTLSLIHSASAVRFRSLKIMVLVIVKAFDILEWVARDPGRAYSLTEIAEALQMNQATCVNILQTLVAKNYLEHLGRKKGYRLGPMAYNLTNNLSYSQNLVLAAKEEMEKLTAELNETSILGIIRNQKRFIVHLVNSDQDLQVRSRSERNVYETATGRLLLAFMSDKERDSFLQSNGLPSEETWPEAATPADLDTALAKIRTHSLAITHSKAHILGLAVPIRKSGLVVASLSVFLPEIRCSASRQKEIVLALQQAAQVINERLDA from the coding sequence ATGGCATTCACTCTTTCGCTCATTCACTCCGCTTCGGCGGTCCGATTTCGCTCTTTAAAAATCATGGTTTTAGTCATCGTTAAAGCGTTTGATATTTTGGAATGGGTGGCCCGCGATCCGGGAAGAGCCTACTCGCTTACGGAAATTGCCGAAGCCCTGCAGATGAATCAGGCGACCTGCGTCAATATTTTACAGACGCTGGTCGCCAAGAATTATCTGGAGCATTTAGGTCGAAAAAAAGGGTATCGGCTGGGGCCAATGGCCTACAACCTGACCAATAACCTCTCCTACAGCCAGAATCTGGTACTGGCGGCTAAAGAGGAGATGGAGAAATTGACAGCCGAGCTAAATGAAACGTCGATTTTAGGGATTATCCGAAATCAGAAACGGTTCATCGTTCATCTGGTCAATAGTGATCAGGACTTACAGGTGCGCAGTCGTTCCGAACGTAACGTGTATGAAACCGCTACGGGCCGTTTGCTGCTGGCCTTTATGTCGGATAAAGAACGGGATAGCTTTCTGCAAAGTAATGGCTTACCGTCTGAGGAAACCTGGCCCGAAGCCGCAACGCCTGCTGATCTGGATACGGCCCTAGCTAAAATCCGTACTCATTCGCTGGCCATTACGCACTCTAAAGCCCATATTCTCGGCCTGGCGGTACCCATTCGGAAAAGTGGGCTCGTTGTAGCCAGTCTGAGTGTTTTTCTGCCCGAAATTCGCTGTTCAGCCTCCCGACAGAAAGAAATTGTGCTGGCCCTTCAGCAGGCAGCACAGGTTATTAATGAACGGCTGGATGCCTGA
- a CDS encoding SDR family oxidoreductase: MNKTTKTVFITGSSSGIGKATALYFAQQGWNVAATMRTPAKETELGKLPNVKLFRLDVLDMDSIRQALADARTAFGGIDVLVNNAGYGAVGVFEAASPEQVQRQFDTNVFGVMNVIREILPYFREKRNGPDSGPCIINVTSMGGLITFPIYSIYHGTKWAVEGFTEALSFELRPFNIRVKNIEPGAIKTDFYDRSQDLLQKDGLTAYDEYVRVTLANSQKAGADAPGPEVVAEKIFVAANDRSFRLRYPVGGQSPLLLAIRRIIPLSWFHGIVRSVVEKGFKPTVAA; this comes from the coding sequence ATGAATAAGACAACCAAAACCGTTTTTATTACCGGCAGTTCGTCGGGCATTGGCAAAGCTACCGCGCTTTATTTTGCTCAGCAGGGCTGGAACGTAGCCGCTACCATGCGGACACCTGCCAAAGAAACCGAACTTGGCAAACTCCCCAACGTTAAACTATTTCGGCTGGATGTGCTGGATATGGACAGCATCCGGCAGGCACTCGCTGATGCCCGCACGGCTTTCGGGGGAATCGACGTACTGGTCAATAATGCGGGTTATGGGGCTGTGGGCGTATTTGAAGCGGCCAGCCCGGAACAGGTGCAACGCCAGTTCGACACCAACGTATTTGGCGTGATGAACGTAATCCGCGAAATTCTGCCGTACTTCCGGGAGAAACGTAACGGCCCCGACAGCGGGCCCTGCATCATTAACGTAACGTCGATGGGCGGACTCATTACGTTCCCAATCTACAGCATTTATCACGGCACGAAATGGGCCGTTGAAGGCTTCACCGAAGCGTTGTCGTTTGAGTTGCGGCCGTTCAACATCCGCGTGAAAAACATTGAACCCGGTGCCATCAAGACCGATTTCTACGACCGCTCGCAGGATTTGCTCCAAAAAGATGGGTTGACTGCTTACGATGAGTATGTGCGCGTTACGCTCGCCAACTCCCAAAAAGCGGGTGCCGATGCACCGGGCCCGGAGGTGGTGGCCGAGAAAATTTTCGTAGCCGCCAACGACCGCTCGTTCCGGCTTCGGTACCCGGTGGGTGGTCAATCGCCCTTGCTGCTGGCTATCCGGCGGATCATACCACTGAGTTGGTTCCACGGGATCGTCAGGAGTGTCGTCGAAAAAGGATTCAAACCAACGGTTGCAGCCTGA
- a CDS encoding TetR/AcrR family transcriptional regulator, translated as MRTKDEAKEKIILDTALRLIMQTGLSGLKMSDLAREAGVATGTVYVYFDDKPALIQRLYAYLLRKSLSDLNAGIAATDPLRVKIQKITRNYLDDNLKYPEYTAFFEQYFRSPYFAETEAIRAEEASVMQPIYDLVVEGQQQMIIKEANPDLLVTLVCGMLNELAKQALFSQQPIPSAKATGS; from the coding sequence ATGCGCACTAAAGACGAAGCAAAAGAAAAGATCATACTCGATACGGCTCTGCGGCTCATTATGCAGACCGGGCTATCGGGGCTCAAAATGTCGGACCTGGCCAGGGAGGCCGGTGTGGCTACGGGTACGGTGTACGTCTATTTCGATGATAAGCCTGCCCTGATTCAGCGGCTCTATGCCTATCTGCTTCGCAAAAGCCTCAGCGACCTCAACGCAGGGATTGCAGCTACTGATCCACTACGGGTTAAAATTCAGAAAATCACCCGTAACTATCTGGATGACAATTTAAAATATCCTGAGTATACCGCTTTTTTTGAGCAATATTTTCGTTCCCCATACTTTGCAGAAACGGAGGCCATACGCGCCGAAGAAGCCAGCGTTATGCAACCCATTTATGATCTGGTGGTAGAAGGTCAGCAGCAAATGATCATTAAAGAAGCCAACCCGGATTTGCTGGTCACGCTGGTTTGTGGTATGCTTAATGAACTGGCTAAACAGGCTCTGTTTTCGCAGCAACCCATCCCATCAGCAAAAGCGACTGGGAGTTAA
- a CDS encoding Gfo/Idh/MocA family oxidoreductase: MSSGRYVFRDDWQTPDTQVATFEFDNGKAITWEGRSCSSYPIDGSGRGFIIYGDKGTLVNKGGGDYQIFDDKNKLVKEIKPSTKLDPNNTVSATGDLELTHFTNFVETIRENTKLTAPIDEGHKSVLLCHLANIAQRTGTTLHCDTTNGHIKDNKAATQLWKREYEKGWEMRVS, from the coding sequence ATGTCAAGTGGGCGGTATGTCTTTAGGGATGACTGGCAGACGCCCGATACGCAGGTCGCTACGTTCGAGTTCGACAACGGGAAAGCCATCACCTGGGAAGGGCGCAGTTGCAGTTCATACCCCATCGACGGCAGTGGACGGGGCTTTATCATTTACGGCGACAAGGGTACGCTGGTCAACAAAGGTGGGGGCGATTACCAGATTTTTGATGACAAAAATAAACTGGTGAAGGAGATCAAGCCGAGTACCAAACTCGACCCCAACAACACGGTCAGCGCAACCGGTGATCTGGAACTGACGCACTTCACCAACTTCGTAGAAACTATCCGGGAGAATACAAAACTAACGGCACCGATTGACGAAGGACACAAAAGCGTGCTGCTCTGCCACCTGGCCAACATCGCCCAACGTACCGGCACAACCCTGCACTGTGACACGACGAACGGGCATATCAAAGACAATAAAGCCGCTACGCAACTCTGGAAGCGGGAGTACGAAAAAGGCTGGGAAATGAGAGTTTCGTAA
- a CDS encoding alginate lyase family protein, with protein MSYRNTGRSWLPIVFSTVFLLIIAVTSSFGQLTSRLQLNNSTRLSVGEFCQQNPSAVIAFFDQINLDYPGLNPVRQAVSQKDWPRACLALLDYYRTNATNPHLRTCREPLSQAVQAEARLVGKNVFTFQGITDSVPTRAPGHLNWFHKGPNKDIEWAYFLNRMDYLGSLRTAYCQTGDSTYAKDVNRLVIDWVSSNPMPDSNVTNATWRVLEVGLRLFGSWPTAFYGLQQAPSFTPVARLLMLMSLYDQATYVRKFHWVHHNHGVMELNGLTRVALCFPEFKQADEWYKHALDSMGEEFEFQSYPDGAMKELTSSYHWVVVRNFLAYLDLHNTYAKSLPPRFGQIVDNMINYMVYTARPDGFGLLNNDADLLNNFDILTPLLKRFPRTDWQYVFTQGKEGKRPAQTSRLFPWAGHLIMRNGWGEAKGKDQYAFFDNGPWGTSHQHNDKLHLSVYANGREILCDAGRMYYKVDKWRQFFNLSASHNVIALDGKGQNRYLPEVTAPLADSSYSLQPELDFSLGTYQGGFNDENPGVASPAPAISSPDVTGRHTRAVIYLKNRYWIVVDQIQSDKPRNLTAYWHFNPACSVSTNGLSVRTNDFGTGNLCVVPVTTDAWSVSLIKGQETPYIQGWYSERYNQRVASYCAEYRRKMISTSTTFAWILYPSATEKIPDINTQVLPSPTGAIRVVVRIPGEKTVELGLNMGAIQAIPLSDGYTFTGRCALLREGQPPLVVHGTITDKAGNVVLKK; from the coding sequence ATGTCATACCGAAATACTGGCCGAAGTTGGCTTCCCATTGTTTTTTCTACAGTATTCCTGTTGATAATTGCCGTTACGTCCTCCTTTGGACAGTTAACGTCCCGGCTGCAACTCAACAACTCGACCCGGCTGTCGGTCGGTGAGTTCTGCCAACAGAATCCGTCCGCAGTAATCGCCTTTTTTGACCAGATCAATCTGGACTATCCGGGATTGAATCCAGTCAGGCAGGCCGTTAGTCAAAAGGACTGGCCCAGGGCGTGTCTGGCCCTACTGGATTATTATCGGACTAACGCTACCAACCCGCACCTACGTACCTGTCGTGAGCCACTAAGTCAAGCCGTCCAGGCGGAAGCCCGGCTTGTTGGTAAGAACGTCTTTACGTTTCAGGGTATTACCGATTCAGTACCGACCCGCGCTCCGGGCCACCTGAACTGGTTCCATAAAGGACCGAACAAGGACATCGAATGGGCTTACTTCCTGAATCGGATGGATTACCTGGGAAGCTTACGGACGGCCTACTGCCAAACCGGCGATTCCACCTATGCAAAAGACGTTAATCGGCTGGTTATCGATTGGGTGAGCAGTAATCCAATGCCTGACAGTAATGTGACCAATGCAACCTGGCGGGTGCTGGAAGTCGGGTTGCGCTTATTTGGCTCCTGGCCAACAGCGTTCTACGGTCTTCAGCAGGCACCATCGTTTACACCGGTTGCGCGGCTGTTGATGCTGATGTCTTTATACGACCAGGCAACGTATGTCCGTAAATTTCACTGGGTTCACCACAATCACGGCGTGATGGAACTGAATGGACTGACGCGGGTAGCCTTGTGTTTTCCCGAATTCAAACAGGCCGACGAGTGGTATAAACACGCGCTGGACAGTATGGGTGAGGAATTTGAGTTCCAGAGTTACCCGGATGGGGCCATGAAGGAACTTACAAGCAGTTACCACTGGGTAGTGGTTCGGAATTTTTTGGCATACCTCGATCTGCACAACACGTATGCCAAATCGCTGCCACCCAGATTCGGCCAGATTGTTGACAACATGATTAACTACATGGTTTATACTGCCCGCCCGGATGGTTTCGGCCTGCTGAACAACGATGCGGATTTGCTCAATAACTTCGACATCCTTACGCCTTTACTCAAGCGTTTCCCGCGGACTGACTGGCAGTATGTATTTACGCAGGGTAAAGAAGGGAAGCGACCCGCCCAAACCTCCAGGCTGTTTCCGTGGGCCGGGCACCTCATTATGCGAAACGGCTGGGGCGAAGCGAAAGGCAAAGACCAATACGCGTTCTTCGATAATGGGCCCTGGGGCACGTCGCATCAGCATAATGATAAACTCCATCTGTCGGTCTATGCGAATGGGCGGGAGATTCTGTGTGATGCCGGTCGGATGTACTACAAAGTCGACAAGTGGCGCCAGTTTTTCAACCTGTCGGCATCCCATAACGTAATTGCGCTGGATGGCAAAGGGCAGAACCGCTACCTGCCTGAAGTTACGGCTCCCCTCGCCGATTCGAGTTATAGCCTTCAGCCCGAGCTGGATTTTAGCCTGGGAACCTACCAGGGCGGTTTCAATGATGAAAATCCCGGTGTAGCCTCCCCGGCACCTGCAATCAGTTCACCGGACGTTACCGGACGTCACACCCGGGCTGTTATTTATCTGAAAAACAGGTACTGGATTGTTGTGGATCAGATACAGAGTGATAAGCCGCGAAACCTGACCGCCTACTGGCATTTCAATCCCGCCTGTTCCGTCAGTACAAACGGTTTGTCGGTCCGCACCAATGATTTTGGAACGGGTAATCTGTGCGTGGTGCCGGTTACCACGGATGCGTGGTCGGTCTCGTTAATTAAGGGACAGGAAACACCTTACATACAGGGCTGGTACAGCGAGCGTTATAACCAACGGGTAGCGTCTTACTGTGCTGAATACCGTAGGAAAATGATCAGCACCTCAACTACATTTGCCTGGATCTTATATCCATCGGCTACTGAAAAAATACCGGACATCAACACTCAGGTCTTGCCATCCCCAACCGGAGCCATTCGGGTAGTCGTCCGAATTCCTGGAGAAAAAACGGTTGAACTGGGATTGAATATGGGAGCGATTCAGGCCATTCCCTTATCAGATGGCTACACGTTCACCGGGCGTTGCGCGTTACTGCGGGAAGGGCAACCGCCCCTCGTTGTCCATGGGACAATCACCGATAAAGCCGGAAATGTAGTGCTTAAGAAGTGA
- the eda gene encoding bifunctional 4-hydroxy-2-oxoglutarate aldolase/2-dehydro-3-deoxy-phosphogluconate aldolase: MSRIDTVNKIIQEGIVAILRLNKEAGALAIVDALQAGGIQALEITVGTPGALRLIETIRETYPHVLIGAGSVLDSVMAQTVIRAGAQFLVTPVSRKNVIQMAHRYDVPIFSGAFSPGEILTAFEQGADVVKLFPAEILGIPFLKAIKAPMPQLQVMPTGGVTVDNVGDWLRAGACAVGIGGALTDGHEIESGHHLWLTERAILFCEQVRQARQKTS; encoded by the coding sequence ATGAGCCGAATCGATACGGTCAACAAAATTATTCAGGAAGGCATTGTCGCCATTCTGCGGTTGAATAAGGAAGCGGGGGCGTTGGCTATCGTCGATGCCTTGCAGGCGGGCGGCATTCAGGCACTTGAAATTACGGTTGGGACGCCGGGGGCCTTACGACTGATTGAAACAATCAGGGAGACGTATCCGCACGTTCTGATTGGAGCCGGTTCGGTGCTCGATTCAGTGATGGCACAAACCGTAATCCGGGCTGGGGCGCAGTTTCTTGTCACGCCAGTTTCCCGGAAGAATGTCATTCAGATGGCCCATCGGTACGATGTCCCTATTTTTTCGGGGGCATTTTCGCCAGGCGAAATTTTAACGGCCTTCGAACAGGGTGCCGATGTGGTGAAACTGTTTCCGGCGGAGATACTGGGCATCCCCTTCTTAAAGGCGATAAAAGCCCCTATGCCTCAATTACAGGTCATGCCTACCGGGGGCGTGACGGTTGACAATGTGGGCGACTGGCTTCGGGCCGGGGCCTGTGCGGTAGGCATTGGTGGCGCCTTGACCGACGGACACGAAATTGAATCCGGACACCATTTATGGCTCACCGAACGGGCTATTTTGTTTTGTGAACAGGTTCGGCAGGCCCGCCAAAAAACAAGCTGA
- a CDS encoding sugar kinase, which yields MPSSIVCFGEIMLRLSPLTPLERLEKTHALKMDFAGAESNVAVSLAKLGHNARFVTCLPDNGIGQAAINNLRQFGVDTQYIRRSGKRVGTYFIEYGASVRASQVTYDREGSAIAQVKAGDFDWESILVGNDWLMLTGITPALSESCRQECLTVLATAQKLGVRVAFDLNFRRTLWSHEAARSAFDQILPYVNLLFANVGSVADIFGWNPDPAQRWEDHQENARKAVAILLQQHPFDRIALTIRDYSSGARQNWGAILHEHHQFYDSRCYPIEVVERLGGGDAFAAGVLHGLEQRWNHAQTIEFAAAASALKHTIPGDLNLLSEREILEVADGDIRGLIKR from the coding sequence ATGCCTAGCTCCATTGTTTGTTTTGGTGAAATCATGCTTCGACTGTCGCCACTCACTCCGCTCGAACGGCTGGAAAAGACGCACGCCCTCAAAATGGATTTTGCCGGTGCCGAATCCAACGTCGCAGTTTCGCTGGCCAAACTGGGCCATAACGCCCGCTTTGTTACCTGTCTTCCCGACAATGGAATCGGACAGGCGGCTATCAACAACCTGCGTCAGTTTGGCGTCGATACGCAATATATTCGGCGGAGTGGCAAGCGGGTAGGTACGTATTTTATCGAGTATGGTGCTTCAGTCCGGGCGTCGCAGGTAACCTACGACCGCGAAGGTTCAGCCATTGCGCAGGTGAAAGCCGGTGATTTCGACTGGGAGTCGATTCTTGTGGGGAACGACTGGCTGATGCTGACGGGAATCACGCCCGCCTTGTCAGAAAGCTGTCGGCAGGAGTGCCTGACCGTGCTGGCTACTGCCCAGAAGCTGGGGGTTCGGGTGGCGTTTGACCTCAATTTTCGGCGAACGCTCTGGAGCCACGAAGCCGCCCGTTCAGCCTTTGACCAGATTTTACCGTACGTAAATCTGCTGTTTGCCAACGTCGGGTCCGTCGCCGATATATTCGGCTGGAATCCAGACCCCGCCCAGCGGTGGGAGGACCATCAGGAAAATGCCCGCAAGGCCGTGGCAATACTCCTGCAGCAGCATCCGTTCGACCGGATAGCCCTTACCATTCGGGACTATTCGTCGGGAGCGCGGCAGAATTGGGGAGCCATCCTGCATGAGCACCACCAGTTTTACGACAGTCGCTGCTACCCGATTGAGGTGGTCGAGCGGCTGGGCGGTGGCGATGCGTTTGCGGCCGGCGTTCTGCACGGCCTGGAACAGCGGTGGAATCATGCCCAAACCATCGAGTTTGCCGCAGCAGCCTCTGCCCTGAAACATACGATTCCCGGTGATTTAAATCTGCTTTCGGAACGTGAAATACTGGAGGTTGCCGACGGCGACATTAGGGGACTCATCAAACGATAA